In the genome of Cercospora beticola chromosome 2, complete sequence, one region contains:
- a CDS encoding uncharacterized protein (BUSCO:EOG09264FVQ), with amino-acid sequence MGFRERSNSSDQESGYASGGSSSPSLPEVYFTRPHLKFINAQLSKLEPQDILKWCMTSLPRLYQTSAFGLTGLAIMDMISKLDYTLRPDIECIFLDTLYHFPQTLDLVERVKARYPGMTVHSYKPEGCETTADFEAKFGEKLWEKDDEKYDFVAKVEPAQRAYRELEVAAVITGRRRTQGGKRGDLDIVEVDEAGLLKINPLANWSFKDVQSYIESNNVPVNELLSQGYRSVGDWHSTQPVKEGEDERAGRWKGQKKTECGIHNKRSRYAIFLQEQEEKRQKELASAIEDGLNRNCSPLDVIRQA; translated from the coding sequence ATGGGTTTCCGTGAGCGCTCCAACTCCTCCGACCAAGAGTCCGGATATGCTTCAGGTGGCAGCTCATCGCCTTCACTGCCTGAAGTGTACTTCACTCGCCCACATCTCAAATTCATCAACGCACAGCTCTCGAAGCTTGAGCCCCAGGACATCCTAAAATGGTGCATGACATCTCTTCCTCGCCTATACCAGACTTCGGCCTTCGGACTCACAGGTCTGGCGATCATGGACATGATCTCCAAGCTCGACTATACCCTCCGACCAGATATTGAGTGCATCTTCCTTGACACATTGTACCACTTCCCTCAGACTCTTGATCTCGTGGAGCGAGTGAAGGCGAGGTATCCCGGCATGACTGTCCACTCATACAAGCCTGAAGGATGCGAGACAACAGCAGACTTTGAGGCCAAGTTCGGCGAGAAGTTGTGGGAGAAGGATGACGAGAAGTATGACTTCGTCGCCAAAGTCGAGCCTGCTCAGCGGGCGTACCGGGAACTGGAGGTCGCTGCTGTGATTACTGGTCGACGGAGGACACAAGGCGGGAAGCGCGGCGATCTCGACATCGTGGAGGTCGACGAGGCAGGCTTGCTCAAGATCAACCCTCTTGCCAACTGGTCGTTCAAGGACGTCCAGTCATACATTGAATCAAACAATGTACCGGTTAATGAGCTTCTCAGTCAAGGGTATCGTTCCGTTGGTGACTGGCACTCAACACAGCCAGTGAAGGAGGGCGAGGATGAGCGTGCCGGTCGATGGAAGGGCCAGAAGAAGACCGAGTGCGGCATCCACAACAAGCGAAGCCGATATGCTATCTTcttgcaggagcaggaggaaaAGCGCCAAAAAGAGTTGGCTTCGGCTATCGAGGATGGATTGAACCGCAACTGCTCGCCGTTGGATGTCATCCGGCAAGCGTAG
- the MET3 gene encoding Sulfate adenylyltransferase yields the protein MANPPHGGVLKDLIARDAPRRQQLSEEAEKLPAIVLYERQLCDLELILNGGFSPLEGFMSEKDYNGVVENNRLADGNLFSIPINLDVNQNLIDEVGIKAGARITLRDSRDDRNLAILTVEDVYRPDKQKEAKEVFGGDPDHPAVKYLFNQTGEFYVGGKVEAIDRLQHYDYVGLRYTPAELRAHFDKLGWSKVVAFQTRNPMHRAHRELTVRAARQRQANVLIHPVVGMTKPGDIDHFTRVRVYQALLPRYPNGMAVLGLLPLAMRMGGPREAIWHAIIRKNHGATHFIVGRDHAGPGKNSKGEEIYGPYDAQYAVEKYRDELGIEVVPFQQMTYLPDTDEYRPKDEVPKEIKTLDISGTELRRRLRTGGDIPEWFSYPEVVKVLRESHPPRNKQGFTVFLTGLYNSGKDAIARALNVTLNQQGGRSVSLLLGETVRSELSSELGFSPEDRDKNIQRIGFVASELTRAGAAVIAGPIAPYSKSRKAAREIVEKHGSFYLIHVATPIEHAEKTDRRGIYAKARAGEIKGFTGVDDPYEEPQEKEADLTVDLTKINVRTAVHQIVLLLEAEGLLDQL from the exons ATGGCAAACCCTCCTCATG GCGGCGTCCTCAAGGACCTGATCGCCCGCGATGCCCCGCGCAGACAACAACTCTCCGAGGAGGCCGAGAAGCTGCCAGCCATTGTCCTCTACGAACGCCAGCTGTGCGATCTGGAACTCATCCTCAACGGCGGCTTCTCCCCGCTCGAGGGTTTCATGAGCGAGAAAGACTACAATGGAGTCGTGGAGAACAACCGTCTCGCCGACGGCAACCTCTTCTCCATTCCTATCAACTTGGACGTGAACCAGAACCTGATCGACGAGGTCGGCATCAAAGCAGGTGCTCGCATCACGCTTCGTGACTCTCGTGACGACCGCAACCTCGCCATTTTGACTGTCGAGGATGTGTACAGGCCTGACAAGCAAAAAGAGGCCAAGGAAGTCTTTGGTGGTGATCCAGACCACCCGGCTGTCAAGTACCTCTTCAACCAGACTGGCGAATTCTACGTCGGAGGCAAGGTCGAGGCCATTGACCGCCTCCAGCACTACGACTACGTCGGCCTGCGCTACACACCTGCTGAGCTGCGCGCTCACTTTGACAAACTTGGCTGGTCCAAGGTTGTCGCTTTCCAGACCAGAAACCCAATGCATAGAGCTCACCGTGAGCTGACAGTCCGCGCTGCCCGCCAACGACAAGCCAACGTGCTTATCCACCCAGTCGTGGGCATGACCAAGCCTGGTGACATCGACCACTTCACCCGTGTCCGCGTGTACCAAGCACTCCTTCCACGATACCCCAACGGTATGGCCGTTCTCGGTCTGCTCCCGCTCGCTATGCGTATGGGTGGTCCTCGCGAGGCCATCTGGCACGCCATCATCCGAAAGAACCACGGTGCAACACACTTCATTGTCGGCCGTGACCACGCAGGTCCGGGCAAGAACAGCAAGGGGGAGGAAATCTATGGTCCATACGACGCACAGTACGCTGTGGAGAAGTATCGGGATGAGCTGGGAATCGAGGTCGTACCATTCCAGCAGATGACATATCTGCCAGACACCGACGAGTACAGGCCCAAGGATGAGGTGCCAAAGGAGATCAAGACATTGGACATTTCCGGCACTGAACTCCGCCGCCGTCTGCGAACGGGTGGAGACATTCCAGAGTGGTTCTCATACCCTGAAGTTGTCAAGGTGCTGAGAGAATCTCACCCACCTCGCAACAAGCAAGGTTTCACCGTCTTCCTCACCGGTCTCTACAACTCTGGCAAGGACGCCATTGCTCGCGCGCTGAACGTCACGCTCAACCAGCAAGGCGGCCGATCTGTCTCTCTCCTCCTCGGCGAGACTGTCCGCTCTGAATTGTCCTCCGAACTTGGCTTCTCCCCAGAGGACCGCGACAAGAACATCCAGCGCATTGGCTTTGTCGCTTCCGAGCTCACTCGTGCCGGTGCTGCTGTCATTGCCGGCCCTATCGCCCCATACTCCAAGTCGCGAAAGGCCGCTCGCGAGATTGTCGAGAAGCACGGCTCTTTCTATCTTATTCATGTCGCCACTCCCATCGAGCACGCCGAGAAGACAGATCGCCGTGGTATCTACGCCAAGGCTCGCGCCGGCGAGATCAAGGGTTTCACTGGTGTTGACGACCCATATGAGGAGCCAcaagagaaggaggcagatCTCACTGTTGATTTGACCAAGATTAACGTGAGAACTGCTGTGCACCAGATTGTGCTTTTGTTGGAGGCCGAGGGTCTGTTGGATCAACTATAA
- a CDS encoding uncharacterized protein (MEROPS:MER0002007) — protein MAPTISEVTSKYRPEFAYYEDLYKYFHAHPELSNQEKETAARIIEELKKISPDFDIRPNIGGYGIAALLSNGPGKTVLLRADFDALPVEERTGLPYASKARQVSAQNGQEVPVMHACGHDMHITCLLGAAHTLISAREHWTGTLLLIFQPAEERGTGARDMVNDGLYDPNRHAVPIPDIVLGAHVVPWRSGALGTRRGLIATSADSMRITLHGRGGHASMPHRLVDPVIMAAHTVLKLQTIVSREVDPMDSCVVTVASVQAGDTENIVVDDAKISVDIRAVDQNTREHALASVRRIVKAESDSLRGVKDPTILITRDFPLTINDETITEVLENNFTAHFVDPASKDISQQDIQYTSCCAKLSGSEDFSILGTAVDRPTSFFMYGGTPHELWDEHEKAGTLSHGIPVNHSGLFAPQIQPTMKVGMEGYIVGALSWLAKTE, from the coding sequence ATGGCCCCCACCATCTCCGAAGTCACCAGCAAGTACCGACCGGAGTTTGCGTACTATGAAGATCTATACAAGTATTTTCACGCTCACCCTGAGCTCTCCAATCAAGAGAAAGAGACTGCTGCCCGGATCATCGAAGAACTGAAGAAGATCTCGCCCGACTTCGACATCCGCCCGAACATCGGTGGATATGGAATTGCTGCTCTCCTCTCCAATGGACCAGGCAAGACTGTACTGCTTCGTGCCGACTTCGATGCCCTCCCAGTAGAAGAACGCACTGGCTTGCCATACGCTTCCAAAGCCCGTCAAGTCTCCGCCCAAAACGGCCAAGAAGTCCCCGTCATGCACGCCTGCGGCCACGACATGCACATCACCTGTCTCCTCGGCGCAGCCCACACCCTCATCTCAGCCCGCGAGCACTGGACCGGcaccctcctcctcatcttccaaCCCGCCGAAGAACGCGGCACAGGCGCCCGCGACATGGTCAACGACGGCCTCTACGACCCAAACCGCCACGCAGTCCCCATCCCAGACATCGTCCTAGGCGCCCACGTCGTCCCCTGGCGCTCCGGCGCCCTCGGCACCCGCCGCGGCCTCATCGCCACCTCCGCAGACTCCATGCGTATAACCCTCCACGGCCGCGGCGGCCACGCCAGTATGCCTCACCGCCTTGTCGATCCCGTCATAATGGCCGCTCATACAGTCCTCAAACTCCAAACCATCGTCTCTCGCGAAGTCGACCCGATGGATTCCTGCGTCGTCACTGTCGCCAGCGTCCAAGCAGGCGATACAGAAAACATCGTAGTTGACGACGCTAAAATCTCAGTCGATATCCGAGCCGTCGATCAAAACACTCGCGAACACGCCCTCGCTAGTGTTCGCAGAATCGTCAAAGCAGAATCAGATTCCCTTCGAGGCGTGAAAGATCCTACAATCCTAATTACACGGGACTTTCCTTTAACGATCAACGACGAAACCATAACTGAAGTCCTGGAGAATAATTTCACGGCTCACTTCGTTGATCCTGCTTCGAAAGATATCAGCCAACAGGACATTCAATATACGTCTTGCTGCGCTAAACTTTCTGGATCGGAGGATTTTAGTATCTTGGGTACGGCAGTGGACAGGCCTACGAGTTTCTTCATGTATGGAGGAACGCCTCATGAGTTGTGGGATGAGCATGAGAAAGCTGGAACACTCTCGCACGGAATTCCGGTGAATCATAGTGGGCTGTTCGCGCCGCAGATTCAGCCCACGATGAAAGTGGGTATGGAAGGATATATTGTGGGTGCATTGAGTTGGTTGGCGAAGACGGAATGA